One Vibrio pomeroyi genomic region harbors:
- a CDS encoding HlyD family type I secretion periplasmic adaptor subunit — translation MSNNQIEHHLRKALVSNNEASKVTADDTIVLASAMTSVHKTLLIIFLLALVAIAVASQARIDIVVSVRGELLLESDVEKVQHLEGGILEELLVRKGEVVYEGQPIARIRSLDRNTQLDTVNTEIVQLELDKIRYESLRDMVEPNFANFIEQYPEQVQTNMNTWRQEFSKNRSNEELITHDIKHKNSLISSMLKRRKSSENQLSLIRKQLNIKNTLYKEEMASYVDVLNMKVQESNMVREIENLDESVMNERFQLDKLEKQHQDLVENRNSEYQAQIIQANKDLKLKRILQPQHSDKVDRLIVYSPVDGVVDKLHFNFRSAVIPPGESIADIAPINNSLHGEAKIPRKDMGFVEIGQAVKVKMDTYNFAKYGFVEGTIASISRSSYEEEDAEFYLAEIEIDQNFLERGGTQYKLSPYMEFTADVKTGSRRVIEYAAKPVMSAIEDAFDER, via the coding sequence ATGAGCAATAACCAAATAGAGCATCACCTCAGAAAAGCACTCGTATCGAACAACGAGGCGTCTAAGGTCACAGCGGATGACACTATCGTACTTGCGAGTGCCATGACGAGCGTTCATAAAACCTTACTCATCATATTCCTACTTGCTTTGGTTGCTATTGCTGTGGCGTCACAGGCACGCATAGATATTGTCGTTTCTGTGCGCGGCGAATTGTTATTAGAGTCTGACGTAGAGAAGGTTCAACACTTAGAAGGTGGGATTTTAGAAGAGTTATTAGTGAGAAAAGGTGAAGTTGTATACGAAGGACAACCTATCGCGCGAATCCGCTCACTCGACCGTAACACTCAGCTCGATACCGTGAACACGGAGATCGTTCAGCTTGAGCTAGACAAGATTCGTTATGAAAGTTTGCGTGACATGGTGGAACCCAATTTCGCCAACTTCATTGAACAGTATCCAGAACAAGTACAGACCAACATGAACACATGGCGACAAGAGTTCTCTAAGAACCGTTCAAATGAAGAACTCATCACGCACGATATTAAGCACAAGAACTCCCTCATCAGTTCTATGTTGAAACGCCGCAAGAGTTCAGAAAATCAGCTTTCCTTGATTCGTAAACAACTCAACATCAAGAACACACTCTATAAAGAAGAAATGGCCTCTTACGTCGATGTTCTCAATATGAAAGTACAAGAATCCAATATGGTTCGTGAGATTGAAAACCTTGATGAGTCAGTCATGAATGAACGTTTTCAGCTCGATAAGCTGGAAAAGCAACACCAAGATTTGGTTGAGAATCGTAACTCTGAATATCAAGCGCAAATCATTCAAGCGAATAAAGACCTTAAGCTAAAACGAATCCTACAACCGCAGCATTCTGACAAGGTTGACCGCCTTATTGTCTACTCACCAGTGGATGGTGTGGTCGACAAACTGCACTTCAACTTCCGCTCTGCGGTAATACCACCTGGCGAGAGTATCGCTGATATTGCACCAATCAATAACTCGTTACACGGTGAAGCGAAGATTCCACGTAAAGACATGGGCTTTGTTGAGATTGGCCAAGCGGTGAAAGTAAAAATGGACACTTATAACTTCGCCAAATATGGATTTGTTGAGGGGACCATCGCCTCAATAAGCCGTTCATCATACGAGGAAGAAGATGCCGAATTCTATTTGGCAGAGATCGAGATTGACCAAAACTTTCTTGAGCGAGGAGGCACTCAATACAAGTTATCACCTTATATGGAGTTTACTGCCGACGTGAAAACAGGCTCACGCCGTGTGATCGAATACGCAGCGAAACCAGTGATGTCTGCCATCGAAGATGCATTCGATGAGAGGTAA
- a CDS encoding ATP-binding response regulator, whose translation MSGKPSYNISVPALRLSILFSVVLAALAFYLYFSWSKVDSVAQVQSAPLLIQAQELNQTIELDIQTLQHCLKANNCSNNELNLSRLKSEIDEFRSLASLNKTEFSLVGATEYTQLELAINRFSDSAKTRNDVLDLYLSLTNNYLQMDDNYRTMFNNHASDLMSEKNEFFVWLFMVVVILAVIAVLSNLVAILKLKKSSSNEREIDYEFDALYQELKQLDLQRLEELLNEVSINPKQRQIYSHLKLIFSKLEDQKRNNDLYKQLYALIGYEIRGITNTINGGVQYLVQETDESGVLMAKDITSASNTLSELAENYNRLISQGTESKSKEFSLLSVLSELMIHISAKVQRNEGELDCFISDNLPNRVAGQSTSLFWILFLQLSNAIQLKSNKKLFVTIESGAASDMENTRVTINLNFLSTLDVSVAKLNKLHWSTHKDHTANTDDLAKSVLKDYGYYESHWFQSGAQERFQIELDLKAKNFHTEKTRFDGKRLLLCANTQVRIDVMKKMLSNLGLDITEIRTANELFSAAKTFGEYDAIMLTDTFEPNKLPSLSKTVKSQLKNHPNTKLLLSVTNTQQAQECHSFVDKIINSPAIPYEFIPNLLTIMEAEASEEQMENSSFLIVEDDRVQQILLKRILTKQEYEPDTVGDGADAVKHFMNQRSDIIFMDCIMPGMGGIEATKRIRQFEQENEKNPCTIIGATALTSSNEHQACIEAGMDYVISKPYKSDEIIKVINKYVAVQKLN comes from the coding sequence ATGAGCGGAAAACCTTCTTACAACATTTCCGTACCGGCCTTGAGACTCAGCATCTTGTTTAGCGTCGTACTGGCCGCTCTCGCTTTCTATTTATACTTTTCTTGGTCGAAAGTAGATTCTGTTGCACAAGTGCAAAGTGCCCCACTTCTCATACAAGCTCAAGAACTCAACCAAACCATAGAGCTTGATATCCAAACCTTGCAGCATTGTTTAAAAGCGAACAACTGCAGCAACAATGAGTTGAACCTATCAAGGTTAAAAAGTGAAATCGACGAGTTTCGATCATTGGCCTCATTAAACAAAACCGAGTTCAGTCTGGTTGGTGCAACCGAATACACACAACTTGAACTAGCGATAAATCGCTTTTCTGACAGCGCTAAAACACGCAACGACGTACTCGATTTATACCTGTCACTGACGAACAACTACCTGCAAATGGACGACAACTATCGCACCATGTTTAACAATCATGCCAGCGACCTGATGTCTGAGAAAAACGAGTTCTTTGTCTGGTTGTTTATGGTGGTCGTGATATTGGCTGTGATTGCAGTTCTTTCGAACTTAGTGGCCATATTGAAGCTGAAGAAATCTAGCTCTAACGAGCGTGAAATCGACTATGAATTCGATGCCTTGTATCAAGAGTTGAAACAGCTCGATTTACAAAGGCTTGAAGAACTTCTCAATGAAGTGAGTATCAATCCAAAACAGCGCCAGATCTACTCTCACCTCAAGCTGATCTTTAGTAAATTGGAAGACCAAAAACGCAATAACGATCTCTACAAACAGCTATACGCACTGATTGGCTATGAGATTCGCGGTATCACCAACACCATCAACGGCGGCGTTCAGTATCTGGTTCAAGAAACCGACGAAAGCGGTGTGTTAATGGCGAAGGATATTACCTCTGCTTCTAATACCCTATCGGAACTTGCAGAAAACTATAACCGACTGATTTCTCAAGGAACGGAAAGCAAATCGAAAGAGTTCTCGCTGCTCAGTGTATTATCAGAATTGATGATTCACATCAGCGCTAAAGTTCAGCGAAATGAAGGCGAGCTCGATTGTTTTATCTCTGACAATTTGCCGAACCGTGTTGCAGGCCAATCCACCAGCCTGTTCTGGATTCTGTTTCTGCAGCTTTCGAATGCTATTCAACTCAAGTCGAATAAGAAGCTATTTGTCACGATTGAATCAGGTGCGGCTTCAGACATGGAAAACACCCGTGTCACCATCAATCTCAACTTCTTATCAACGCTGGATGTCTCTGTTGCCAAGCTGAATAAACTTCACTGGAGCACACACAAAGATCACACGGCTAACACCGATGACTTAGCGAAAAGCGTTTTAAAAGATTACGGTTACTACGAGAGCCATTGGTTCCAATCGGGAGCGCAGGAACGCTTTCAAATTGAGCTCGACCTAAAAGCGAAGAACTTCCACACAGAGAAAACACGCTTCGATGGCAAGCGATTACTGCTGTGCGCGAATACTCAAGTTCGTATCGATGTGATGAAGAAAATGCTCAGCAATTTGGGGCTGGATATCACCGAAATTCGCACCGCTAATGAGCTGTTCTCAGCGGCGAAAACATTTGGCGAATATGATGCAATCATGCTGACCGATACCTTTGAACCCAACAAGTTGCCTTCACTCAGCAAGACGGTCAAATCCCAGCTTAAAAATCACCCTAATACCAAGCTATTGCTGTCGGTGACCAATACGCAACAAGCGCAAGAGTGCCATAGCTTCGTAGATAAGATCATTAACTCCCCTGCGATTCCTTATGAGTTCATTCCAAACCTACTCACCATTATGGAAGCAGAGGCATCAGAAGAACAGATGGAGAACAGCTCGTTCCTAATCGTAGAGGATGATCGAGTTCAACAAATCTTACTCAAACGAATTTTGACCAAACAAGAGTACGAACCAGACACTGTCGGAGACGGTGCCGATGCCGTGAAGCACTTCATGAACCAACGTTCTGACATCATCTTCATGGACTGCATCATGCCGGGTATGGGTGGCATTGAGGCGACAAAACGCATTCGCCAGTTTGAACAAGAAAACGAAAAAAACCCTTGTACCATCATAGGTGCAACCGCATTGACCAGCAGTAACGAACACCAGGCTTGTATTGAAGCCGGAATGGATTACGTGATCAGCAAACCTTATAAAAGCGACGAAATCATCAAGGTGATCAACAAGTATGTGGCGGTACAGAAACTTAACTAG
- a CDS encoding TolC family protein — protein MWRYRNLTSSIIAALTLSTISSASATTLLEAVELGLQNSLSLRASDKGVEENEYNIGISRSKFLPSLNGAADTTWNENETLLSSVPDETSSYNSNSYSLSLSQSIFNLGDIFKYGTAKLDFNIEEIKHENKIQSTISEIGSQYFEYLKNNAQIKATKVELKSSKTREHQMRRNVELGNTAASELYEVIAQKEGVSNRLRTLQKDRRVILNGLSIQIQYPITPSQDIYESVPLKEINETEQRSIMDQALKLNNDLLVAKKNVERSRRSLKESGSNFLPTVSLSASYRHDDANNYDKTDITATGESNSTSVGLNLAVPILSGGSDYYGYQKSSTAIERTELLYQDSLYTTRNSVNTAVLNINDFSQSISSYENIIRANYASYKGIQRAYQLGTRTITDLLAAESKLFSALRDYESARYDYIIETIKLEQTKGVLSIQSIESIMQLMSDIEGRDNQELVPKHLLSTDSLKKGGLNAN, from the coding sequence ATGTGGCGGTACAGAAACTTAACTAGCAGCATTATTGCTGCGCTTACATTAAGCACCATATCTTCGGCATCGGCGACTACCTTGCTTGAGGCGGTAGAACTCGGCTTGCAGAACAGTCTTTCTCTTCGCGCGAGTGATAAAGGGGTCGAAGAGAACGAGTACAACATTGGTATCAGCCGCTCAAAATTTCTTCCTTCCCTGAATGGTGCTGCCGATACCACATGGAATGAAAATGAAACCTTGCTATCAAGTGTGCCTGATGAAACTTCAAGCTATAACTCGAACAGCTACAGCCTTTCCCTTTCTCAATCGATCTTTAATCTGGGCGATATTTTCAAGTATGGGACTGCAAAACTAGACTTCAATATTGAAGAGATTAAACACGAGAACAAAATCCAAAGCACGATTTCAGAAATCGGCTCTCAGTACTTTGAGTACTTGAAAAACAATGCACAAATTAAAGCGACCAAGGTGGAGCTTAAGTCGTCTAAAACACGTGAGCATCAGATGCGACGCAATGTGGAGCTCGGCAATACAGCCGCCAGTGAGCTCTACGAAGTGATCGCTCAAAAAGAAGGCGTATCGAATCGATTGAGAACCTTACAGAAAGACCGTCGTGTCATTCTCAACGGCCTATCGATTCAGATTCAATACCCTATCACTCCGTCACAAGATATCTACGAAAGTGTGCCTTTAAAAGAGATAAACGAGACCGAGCAACGCTCAATCATGGATCAAGCGTTAAAGCTCAACAACGACTTGTTAGTGGCTAAGAAAAACGTAGAGAGAAGCCGCAGAAGCTTAAAAGAGAGCGGTTCGAACTTCTTACCTACTGTGTCGCTTTCAGCCAGTTATCGTCATGATGACGCCAATAACTACGACAAAACCGACATCACAGCGACAGGTGAAAGTAACTCAACCAGCGTTGGCTTAAACCTAGCCGTGCCTATTTTGTCTGGGGGCTCTGATTACTACGGTTATCAAAAATCATCGACTGCGATCGAGCGTACCGAGCTGCTTTACCAAGACTCTCTTTACACAACACGTAACAGCGTGAATACCGCAGTGCTCAACATTAATGATTTCTCGCAATCTATCAGCAGTTACGAAAACATCATTCGCGCCAACTATGCTTCTTACAAAGGGATCCAAAGGGCTTACCAGTTAGGAACGCGTACCATCACCGATCTACTTGCCGCGGAAAGTAAACTGTTCAGCGCTTTAAGAGACTACGAAAGCGCACGATACGACTACATCATAGAGACCATTAAGCTTGAACAAACAAAAGGCGTACTCTCGATTCAATCTATCGAAAGCATCATGCAACTAATGAGCGATATCGAAGGTCGCGATAATCAAGAACTCGTGCCTAAACATCTTCTTTCGACGGATTCATTGAAGAAAGGAGGCCTTAATGCAAACTGA